A window of Oncorhynchus nerka isolate Pitt River linkage group LG4, Oner_Uvic_2.0, whole genome shotgun sequence contains these coding sequences:
- the LOC115128258 gene encoding riboflavin transporter 2-like has product MSLFIHILACLFGMGSWVSINGLWVELPLIVPQIPEGWYLPSYLSVLIQMANVGPLFITLMHRFRPGALNETVVIYVIISLGMVASFLLAFFWKETLLVAGVPRSVALLLLTFLLSTVDCTSSVTFLPFMMRLKPQYLTTYYVGEGVSGLLPALVALIQGVGVVHCNNCTLMINDTGSVSLSYELQAHYQPANFSAGVFFFFLSAMMLVCLGAFILLNYHPAVARERPNARYPNGVLEKGEAAQMNPTEQKAMIKQSDIKPKSCFGTGTYSRIQVLYMFFILAWVNGLTNVVLPSVQSYSCLPYGNSAYHLSATMAAVSNPLACFIAMFFPTRSLLLLGALTLFGSGIGAYIIGMAVLSPCPLLVNETSGTFLIVGSWIFFILTLSYVKVIIGVILRDEGHSALVWCGAVVQLGSFMGAVTMFPLVSVYSLFLSGDPCNTKCP; this is encoded by the exons ATGTCACTTTTCATCCATATATTGGCCTGCCTGTTTGGCATGGGCTCCTGGGTGTCTATCAACGGACTATGGGTAGAGCTGCCTCTCATCGTTCCCCAGATCCCCGAGGGTTGGTACCTGCCATCCTACCTATCCGTCCTCATCCAGATGGCCAACGTGGGGCCCCTGTTCATCACCCTCATGCACCGCTTCCGCCCCGGGGCGCTCAACGAGACAGTGGTCATCTATGTGATCATCTCCCTGGGCATGGTGGCCAGCTTTCTCCTGGCCTTCTTCTGGAAGGAGACGCTGCTGGTGGCGGGCGTCCCTCGCAGCGTGGCCCTCCTCCTccttaccttcctcctctccactgtGGACTGCACCTCCTCTGTCACCTTCCTGCCCTTTATGATGCGTCTGAAACCCCAGTACCTCACCACCTACTATGTAGGGGAGGGTGTCAGTGGCCTGCTACCCGCCCTGGTAGCCCTGATCCAGGGGGTGGGGGTGGTCCACTGTAACAACTGCACTCTGATGATAAATGACACTGGCTCAGTCAGTCTTAGCTACGAACTTCAGGCTCACTACCAGCCGGCCAACTTCTCAGCTGGGGTGTTCTTCTTCTTCCTCAGTGCCATGATGTTGGTGTGCCTGGGAGCCTTCATCCTTCTGAACTACCACCCTGCCGTGGCCCGGGAACGCCCAAATGCTCGCTACCCCAACGGGGTCCTGGAGAAAGGCGAGGCAGCTCAGATGAACCCCACAGAGCAGAAGGCCATGATCAAACAGTCTGATATCAAGCCCAAAAGCTGCTTTGGGACCGGGACGTACAGCCGGATACAGGTGCTGTACATGTTCTTCATCCTGGCCTGGGTCAACGGACTGACTAACGTTGTGCTTCCCTCAGTGCAGTCCTACTCTTGTCTGCCCTATGGAAACAGTGCCTACCACTTATCGGCCACCATGGCTGCGGTGTCCAACCCTCTAGCCTGCTTCATTGCCATGTTTTTCCCAACAAG GTCCTTATTGCTGTTGGGGGCTCTCACTTTGTTTGGCAGTGGGATTGGAGCCTACATTATAGGCATGGCAGTGCTGAGTCCATGTCCTCTGCTGGTCAATGAAACCTCAGGAACCTTCCTCATT GTGGGCTCCTGGATCTTCTTCATCCTCACTTTGTCCTATGTTAAGGTGATCATTGGTGTTATCCTCCGTGATGAGGGCCACAGTGCCCTCGTGTGGTGTGGAGCAGTGGTGCAGTTGGGGTCCTTCATGGGTGCAGTCACCATGTTTCCCTTGGTCAGTGTGTATAGTTTATTTTTATCAGGAGACCCATGTAATACAAAGTGCCCTTAA